The DNA region GTTCAATAATAACTATCGTACTAGGTTATATCACAGTATTATTACTTCCCCAAAATTGGAAACTAAATCCTTTCGAATTATTATGGTACAGAGTCACATTTACATTCGATGTTTTTGACAAAATATGCACTACAATAGGATTCAAGTTATTTGGTAATTATTCATTATTGACAGAAACTACAACTGGGTATATAATTAGTCAAGAAATACTAAATTATTCTCACAACATTACTTCAACTATATTTGGTCCAGCGATTTTTGATGGCGGGATTATTGAAGTAATGATATTTACTTTATTTGTATCAATATCGCTATTTAAGTTATATAAGAAGACACAAACTAATACCTTATTAATACCTTATTACAGTCTAATATTGTCAATATTTATAGTTTCAATAGAAATAAGCCCTTATCCATTAATTTTACTTCTAATTCCACTCTCAATTTATATTTCCAGTTTAGATTTATCTAGTGAACAATTATGAGTTTGTCTCCTTTTTGCAACTTATCTTCTGTATTTGGATTTCTTATAATTTTGTCATCTCTGACAATTGCAAATACTTCGTCCCCTACATAATTAACAGTTTTTCCATAAAGGTCTTCCTTTAATGCAACCATGCAAATATTTTCATTATTAGAGAGGAATATTCTATCAATAAATGTCAGGAAATCAGGAATATTGACGGCATATGCAAGTATTTTTCCAGTAACTACTTGAGGGGATACAACCTGATTCACTCCAATTTTGTAGAGTTTATCCATATTCTCTAGATTGGCAGAAGTGGAAATAATCCTTATTTTATCGTTCATTGATTTTGCAGTAATTGCAGTAAACACGTTATCGGAATCTTCATTTAAAGCTGTGATTATAATTTTGGCTTTTTCAATTCCTGCTTTTCTTAAAATATCTTCTTTTCGGGCATCCCCTAGCACAACATTATAATCTGTTGTTTCAGAAATCATTTTTGTTAAATTTTCATTAATCTCTACAATGACAAATTTTGAATTCATCTCTTTTAGCTCTGAAACAATTACTCTTCCAATTCTGCCGTAACCACATATTATAATATGACCTTCAATTTCTTCCATTCTTTCAATACCCAATACCTCTTCTATTTTTTGAAAGAGTACGTTTTCAATTTATTTAAAACTGTTAAAGCTGAAACTTTAGAAGAATCGATAGAAATTCTGCTATCAGAGCCCATTAAAATGGGGGATATGAAAAATTTTTATCGGATAAGTAAAAAGCGACTTGTTTCAAGAGAAACATTAAAATGCAGCAGTTGTGAGTACGAAGGCCATTTTGGGATACTACATATTGATATGGACAAATTTCCGGAAAGAAAAGGAAATATAGTTACCATATATATGTGTCCAAAATGTCTTTCACTTGAAAGAATATACTAATGTGACTGCGACCTTAATAGATTTGAGTTCAGAACTCAAAATCCTCATCATAGCTTAATGCTCAGAAGGGGTCGCTCATCATCATAATGGATATTTCCGACAGACTTTTAAACTTTTTTTTTGACTTCTTTTTATGGGAGAACATATAATTGAAGCCCTTGGCAAATCAAAGGTAGTTATAAGGGATGGAAAAGTTGTAAGTGTTGAAGATCCTATTATAGATTATTGCCCACTTTTTGATAAATATAGGGGGATAAAAAAATTAACTAAAGAATCCATAAAAGAAAATATTGAATTTAGAATTAAAGATTTTGGCATGTGCACTGAAGAGAGAAAATTCCCTTCACAGGATTTTTTGTCCATAGGTGCAAGTGAGATTATGTCTACTTTATTAAAAAAAGGATTGTTGGATGCAGTCGTTATTGTGGGAGACGGCTGTGGGACCGTCATTTTAACAGAGTCCGAAAAAGTTGAGGGCATAGCCGGAAGGATATCAGGCGTTATTAAAACAAATCCTATTGATAGCGTAATCACTTTTGTAGGTAAATCTAATGTATTGAATCCTGAAGACTCTGAGATAAATCAAATTGAAGGGTTAAAAATGGCAATATCCAAAGGTTACAAGAATATTGCTGTTACCATATCAAACGCTAAAGAATTGCCCGAAATAAGAAAAATTGAAAAGAATAATTCTTGCGATGTTCTAGTTTTTGGAGTTCACACAACAGGCTCCTCGAGAGAAGATGCGATTATATTTATGGAACTAGGAGACATAATAACTGCATGCATGTCTAAAGAAATAAAAGAAGTTGGCGATAAACAGAATATTTACAAAACTAAGACAAAAATCCCCATTTATGCGCCTAGTGAAAAGGGAAAAAAAGCTATTGAAATAAGGTTAAAAGAAATTGAAAAGAAAGATTAGACAAATACTATTCAAGATAAGCTTTGTGTATTGCTCTTATTGCTTTGTATCCTTCTTCTTTAGATACCACAAAAGATATTGAAACTTCAGAAGATCCTTGAGAAATCATAAGTATATTGACTTTATCATTTGCAATTGCAGTAAATAATCTTCCAGCAGTTCCTACTGCGCCTTTCATTCCCTTACCCACTACACTTATGATGTTCACTCCTCTTATATGTGAAATATCCTTTACTAAATCTTTTGTAGGAAATGCTTCCCTCAAAGCTTTTTCAGATTTTTCTGTATCTTTTTCAGAGATTACAAACGATATATTTGCTTCGGAGGATCCCTGAGAAATCATATAGACATTAATATTGTGGTCCCCTAATGCTTTGAATACTTTTGCAGCAACTCCTGGAACTCCAATCATTCCGGCGCCAGAAACATAAACTATTGCTGCATTTTCAATTATGCTTATAGCCTTTACAACTTTGTGATTAGCTTTTGTATCTCTAAGTATTAAAGTACCTGAAGAGTTGGACATGCTGTTTTTTACTCTGACTGGAATATTTTTGGATACTGCTGGTTCTATGGTTCGGGGATGTAATACTTTTGCACCAAAATAGGCCAGTTCCATTGCTTCAAGATATGACATTTCAGGAATTGTGTATGCTTTGTTACATATTTTTGGATTTGTAGTCATTATTCCATCTACATCAGTCATTATCCATATTTCGTCAGCCCCAATCCCTGCTCCGATTATTGATGCAGTGTAATCAGAACCACCTCTGCCCAGAGTGGTGATATCTCCATCCTTACTTTTAGCGATGAATCCAGTGATTACTGGAATCATGCCCTTTTTTAGTAAGGGTATTATAGTATCTGATGTTTTTTTGTAGCTCTCGTTAAATAATACCGCTGCTTCTCCAAATTTATTGTCAGTTACAATCAAGGAAAAGGCATCTATTTTATCTGATAAAACACCTTGCGCTTCAATTGTTTTTGACAATATTAAACTCGAGAGTCTTTCTCCAAAAGATACTATTCTGTCTTTTGATCTTAAAGAAAGTTCTCCTAAATAATGGACCCCTATCAAACTTTTTTCTAAATCAACTAAAAGAGTATTAATCCCTTCTTTAGTAACTTCTAATAATTCATCATTTTTAATGTTTTTACAAGAGTCAAAATGCTTAGACCTGAGTTCATTTAAAACGGGGACAATATCTTCTCCCTTAAGAGATTTATCAGCAGCCCCAAGAAGCATGTCAGTAACGCCAGACATTGCAGAAACTACAACTACCACTTCATTTCCTTTATTATATGCATCAATAGCTATATTCGCAGTGTTAAGGAATCTATCGGCATTGCCAACAGATGTTCCGCCGTATTTCATCACAATTCTCATCAAAGACCCCCAAATACGTAATTTAAGCTCAAAATCTACTTAAAAGACTTTCTAAAAAAGAAATTTCCTTTCTCTTCCAGATATCTTTTTTAAATAGTCAATAGATTCTTTATAAAAAGGGAATTTCTCTTCCTCTTTTTTAAATTGTCCTGTATGTATTTTCCTTCTGCCCCTCTTATAAATGAATCCAAATTTAATATGCAACATCTCATGGTACATTATATACTCAACTACAAATCTAGGCGTTCTCTTATCATCTAAAAGACTTGAAACTACTATCTCATTTTTAGAACGGTCGTATCTTCCAAAAATTCGATAAGCCCTTCTTTTAGACCACCTTAATGAAGGCTTAGATATTTCGTTAGAAAAGAAATTATTATTAATTCTAAGAAATATTTCGTCTAGGTCAAAATAACTTCCAACTGGATCATGTATTCCATTTATAATATCAAAAGGTTCATTTATTATGAGGTTGTGGATGTAATCATTATATGTTCTTTTGTATCTTGGGGCCACCCTAATCCCTTTAATCTTAGATAGAAGAATATATGCAAGAGATTCTTTTACTTCCTGAGGTGCCTCCCTCAATTTATCTGAAACTCTTACATATAAAATACCTTTTTTCACCCTAGCTGTATTCTTTATACTTTTATAAGAATAATACTCTGAAACTACCTTATATCTAAATCCAAGATTAATCGATACATTAGAAATTATTTGAGTTAATTTAACATCCATTGGACAAATTTCTAATGTTGTCTTATAAAGATTTTTGGGAAAACATTTATAATATGGTTACGTTGTTTGTTCGTGGTTAATTGTACTTCCCAATAATTCTGAATACAGAAAAAAAAGTTTTAATTATCGGTGCAGGCAATGTATCCTTAAGAAAAACAAAAAAACTTCTAGAATTTACAGATAAAATCAAAGTTGTTTCGTCAGAATTTCACAAAGACTTTGATAATTTAAATATAGAAAAATTAAAAATGGAAATAAATGAAGAAAATTTTCCTACACTCCTAAACGAAGAAATCTGTTTTGTTATACTATCATTAAATAACAAGGAACTGAATAAAAATCTCTGTAAAATATGCAAGAACTATAATATAATGGCAAATGTAGTCGACAATAAAGACATATCAGATATAATCTTTCCAGCGGTCATAGAAAGAGAAAATCTACTTGTGGCAATATCCACCAAAGGCGAATGCCCTTACTATTCCAAAAAACTTAAAGAAGAATTAACTGAATTTATCGATAGAAAGGAAAGGGAAGCAAAAATCTTGATTAATGCTAGAAAAAAAGGAGAAATCCTTGATGAGACCTATGGAAGGATAAAGAGGGGAGTATAGATGTTCCTACTAAACTTTAAAATTACTTATCAAAATGCGCCCGTACATGTAAGGGAAAAATTCTCCTTTTCAAAAAAGCATAGAAATGAACTTATGCGACAAATATGCTGTGAAACTGGAGTAAAAGGATGTGTCATATTAAATACATGTAACAGAACAGAAATATATGCTGTAGCGGACAGAGGAGAATCTATAGAAGGAATCATACTCCTTTTAAAAGACATAAGCCAAGATGTTGAGAATTATTTAGAAGTTTCTAGTGGAAATGAAGCAATAAGGCATTTGTTTAGAGTTTCTTCAGGCTTAGAATCACTAATAATAGGCGAAAATCAGATTCTATCCCAAGTTAAAAATAATTATTTTGAATGTAAGAGTGAATGTTCAACAGATTCTTTATTAGATATTATCTTTAATCAGGCGATAAGAGTAGGAAAACTTGTAAGAACAGATACAGATATTTCTAAAGGAGGGGTTTCAGTTGGCAGTGCGGCTGTTAAACTTGCCGAAGAAATATTTGGATCCTTAATTGATAAAAGAATATTAATCGTTGGAGCAGGAGAAATGAGTTGTCTTATTGCAAAGTCGCTTTCATCAAAAGGTGTTGAAGGGGTTTATGTTTCTAATAGAAATTATGAAACAGCGAAAAATATTGCAGAAACAATTGGAGGCCAAGCATTAAAATTTGACTATTTAATTGATCACATTAAAGTTTCAGATCTTGTTATAACTGCAACTTCTGCACCTCACACAATAATTCATGCAAGCGACATTAAAGAAATAATAAAAGAAAGAAATAAAGATCTTGTAATTATTGACATTGCGATACCAAAAGATGTGGATGAATTGGTCGGAGAAATTGAAGGTGTCCACTTATATAATATTGATTCCCTTTCGGAGATAGCAAAAGAGAATATGGAAATAAGAAGAGAAGAAGCGGAAAAGGCCTCATTATTAGTAGAAGAAGAGTTAAACAAACTTGAAACTAATCTCAAGGGGATGTTTGTAGAGCCATATATAGCAGATGTCTGGATGAAAGCCGAGTATATAAGAAAAACAGAAGTGGATAGGGCTATAAAGATGCTAAAAATCAATGATGAAAAAGATATAATGATTATAGAAGATCTGACAAAGGCCATCGTTTCTAAGGTACTCCACAAACCAGTCAGAGATTTAAGAGAAAAGGTATACAATAAATTGGAGGCGGTAGAATCTTCCCAGAAGTTAGATTGAGAAGGCTAAGAAAAAATGAAAAATTGAGAGAACTACTTAAAGAACACGATGTAAATTCAAGTGACCTAATTTATCCCATATTTGTTCATGAAAAAAATATACTAGAAGAGATACCTTCTATGCCCGGCCAATTTAGATATCCTGTATCAGAATTAGAATCCATAACAAAAAAAGTTGAAGATCTTGGAATTCCAGGAGTCTTACTCTTTGGTATGCCCGAAAAAAAAGATGACTTTGGGAGTGAAGCATATAGCGATAAAGGAATCGTTCAAAAGGCTATAAGGGCAATAAAAGAAAAAACAGACCTTCTTATACTAACTGATATTTGTCTTTGTCAATACACTTCACATGGCCACTGTGGAGTAGTTTGTGACGGAACTATAAAAAATGATGATACACTTAAATTATTGTCAAAAACTGCACTTTCTCATGCAAAAGCAGGGGCAGATATAGTAGCCCCATCTGACATGATGGATGGAAGAGTAAAAGCAATAAGAACAGAATTGGATAAAAATTCTTTTGAAGATATTTTGATTATGTCCTATGCTGCAAAGTTCTTATCCTCATTTTACGGCCCTTTTAGAGAAGCTGCACATTCCGCACCTGTATTTGGAGACCGAAGAACATACCAAATGGAGCCTGCAAATATATTGGAAGCTTTGAGGGAAGTTGAGCTTGATATTAAAGAAGGTGCAGATATTATTATGGTGAAGCCTGCACTGCCTTATCTTGATGTTATCTATAGGGTGAAAGAAAGATTCGAAATGCCAACTGCGGCATATAATGTTAGTGGAGAATATTCAATGATAAAAGCCGCTTCAAAAATGGGCTGGATAGACGAAAATAAAGTAATCAAAGAACTACTTTTAGGAATAAAGCGTGCTGGAGCTGATTTAATAATATCGTACTTTGCATTGGAGTACGCATCCTTATGAATAGTTATGAACTATACAAAATTTTAAGAAATCATTTTGGCGAAGTCGGCAGTTGGTGGCCCAAAGATGGGCCTTTTGAAGTCATTATTGGTGCCATCTTAACTCAACAATCTACTTGGACAAATGTAGAAAAGGCATTGCGAAATCTAAAAGAAGCAAATGTTCTTACACCAGAGGGCATAGTATCACTACCTTTGAATGCCCTAAAAGAACTGATTAAACCTAGTGGTTTTTTTAATCAAAAGGCAGATAGGCTTAGAAAAGTTTCTGAATATCTAATTGAAAAATATAATGGAAATCTTGATTTATTATTTGCCAAAGATAGAGAAAATCTAAGAAAAGAACTATTAGAATTAAAAGGAATAGGTAAAGAAACTGCCGATAGCATTATTCTTTATGCTGCTGAAAAAAATGAATTTGTTGTAGATGCATATACAAAGAGAATATATTCAAGATTAGAGATTATTAAAGAAGAAATTGAATATGATAATCTAAAGAATCATATAATAAGAGAGATCCCTGGAGAAGTACTACTCTACCAGGAGTTTCATGGCCTCATAGTACTATTGGGAAAGAACATATGTAGGAAAAAAAATCCAAATTGCAAAGAATGTCCACTTAGTTCAAAATGTAGATTTGTTAAATAGAAAATATTAACTATTCTTAAGGGCTTTTTTGTATATACTTTTTGCACTTTCAGAGAATCTTTTTGCATCTTCTGTTCTACCTTGAGATTCATACATCTCAGCAAGATTTAACATTGCCATTGCTACATCAGGATTATTACTGCCAAAAACTTTCTCTAATACTAGAAGTCCTTTCTTGAAATAAAATTCTGCTTCTTCATATCTTTCTCTTGCCCTGTATAATCCTGCAACATTGTTTAAGAAAGTTACAAAAGAAGGATGAT from Methanofastidiosum sp. includes:
- a CDS encoding NAD-binding protein, with the translated sequence MGIERMEEIEGHIIICGYGRIGRVIVSELKEMNSKFVIVEINENLTKMISETTDYNVVLGDARKEDILRKAGIEKAKIIITALNEDSDNVFTAITAKSMNDKIRIISTSANLENMDKLYKIGVNQVVSPQVVTGKILAYAVNIPDFLTFIDRIFLSNNENICMVALKEDLYGKTVNYVGDEVFAIVRDDKIIRNPNTEDKLQKGDKLIIVH
- a CDS encoding DUF2099 family protein yields the protein MGEHIIEALGKSKVVIRDGKVVSVEDPIIDYCPLFDKYRGIKKLTKESIKENIEFRIKDFGMCTEERKFPSQDFLSIGASEIMSTLLKKGLLDAVVIVGDGCGTVILTESEKVEGIAGRISGVIKTNPIDSVITFVGKSNVLNPEDSEINQIEGLKMAISKGYKNIAVTISNAKELPEIRKIEKNNSCDVLVFGVHTTGSSREDAIIFMELGDIITACMSKEIKEVGDKQNIYKTKTKIPIYAPSEKGKKAIEIRLKEIEKKD
- a CDS encoding aspartate kinase, translating into MRIVMKYGGTSVGNADRFLNTANIAIDAYNKGNEVVVVVSAMSGVTDMLLGAADKSLKGEDIVPVLNELRSKHFDSCKNIKNDELLEVTKEGINTLLVDLEKSLIGVHYLGELSLRSKDRIVSFGERLSSLILSKTIEAQGVLSDKIDAFSLIVTDNKFGEAAVLFNESYKKTSDTIIPLLKKGMIPVITGFIAKSKDGDITTLGRGGSDYTASIIGAGIGADEIWIMTDVDGIMTTNPKICNKAYTIPEMSYLEAMELAYFGAKVLHPRTIEPAVSKNIPVRVKNSMSNSSGTLILRDTKANHKVVKAISIIENAAIVYVSGAGMIGVPGVAAKVFKALGDHNINVYMISQGSSEANISFVISEKDTEKSEKALREAFPTKDLVKDISHIRGVNIISVVGKGMKGAVGTAGRLFTAIANDKVNILMISQGSSEVSISFVVSKEEGYKAIRAIHKAYLE
- a CDS encoding SprT-like domain-containing protein, whose amino-acid sequence is MDVKLTQIISNVSINLGFRYKVVSEYYSYKSIKNTARVKKGILYVRVSDKLREAPQEVKESLAYILLSKIKGIRVAPRYKRTYNDYIHNLIINEPFDIINGIHDPVGSYFDLDEIFLRINNNFFSNEISKPSLRWSKRRAYRIFGRYDRSKNEIVVSSLLDDKRTPRFVVEYIMYHEMLHIKFGFIYKRGRRKIHTGQFKKEEEKFPFYKESIDYLKKISGRERKFLF
- a CDS encoding bifunctional precorrin-2 dehydrogenase/sirohydrochlorin ferrochelatase, which codes for MYFPIILNTEKKVLIIGAGNVSLRKTKKLLEFTDKIKVVSSEFHKDFDNLNIEKLKMEINEENFPTLLNEEICFVILSLNNKELNKNLCKICKNYNIMANVVDNKDISDIIFPAVIERENLLVAISTKGECPYYSKKLKEELTEFIDRKEREAKILINARKKGEILDETYGRIKRGV
- the hemA gene encoding glutamyl-tRNA reductase; its protein translation is MFLLNFKITYQNAPVHVREKFSFSKKHRNELMRQICCETGVKGCVILNTCNRTEIYAVADRGESIEGIILLLKDISQDVENYLEVSSGNEAIRHLFRVSSGLESLIIGENQILSQVKNNYFECKSECSTDSLLDIIFNQAIRVGKLVRTDTDISKGGVSVGSAAVKLAEEIFGSLIDKRILIVGAGEMSCLIAKSLSSKGVEGVYVSNRNYETAKNIAETIGGQALKFDYLIDHIKVSDLVITATSAPHTIIHASDIKEIIKERNKDLVIIDIAIPKDVDELVGEIEGVHLYNIDSLSEIAKENMEIRREEAEKASLLVEEELNKLETNLKGMFVEPYIADVWMKAEYIRKTEVDRAIKMLKINDEKDIMIIEDLTKAIVSKVLHKPVRDLREKVYNKLEAVESSQKLD
- the hemB gene encoding porphobilinogen synthase, which codes for MFPEVRLRRLRKNEKLRELLKEHDVNSSDLIYPIFVHEKNILEEIPSMPGQFRYPVSELESITKKVEDLGIPGVLLFGMPEKKDDFGSEAYSDKGIVQKAIRAIKEKTDLLILTDICLCQYTSHGHCGVVCDGTIKNDDTLKLLSKTALSHAKAGADIVAPSDMMDGRVKAIRTELDKNSFEDILIMSYAAKFLSSFYGPFREAAHSAPVFGDRRTYQMEPANILEALREVELDIKEGADIIMVKPALPYLDVIYRVKERFEMPTAAYNVSGEYSMIKAASKMGWIDENKVIKELLLGIKRAGADLIISYFALEYASL